The genome window ttcgacaattttttatataaagaaGAGGATATTGGAGATTAAGAtagcaaataattattttcttgaattaaatGGTCAATgtaaatatatcgacttatgtACGGCCACATCCGCTACTTAGATGCGTCTTAGGCTGTGCTCATTTTATGGAATGGAATGAgcggagaatggaatgaaaaattatatagaagttttaaggagaaagaagaaaatatgagataatggtGACAAAATATGgatgtagttaatttttttgtgagaaagattgtaaagaaacatgatgttgaaatggaatgagcattctttccaaaacatgtgggttagagttatagttaaaatagtaaggttggaatgattgaagtaatgaaaattatatatattttctttgattaacaccattttagagtacaaaattcattccattctccctccattccattcactccaagtgaacacaaccttagttTTCAACTCGGTAACTCTATCTTTcacaaatttaaaaacaactcTATCATTCACAATTTTAACGATAATAATCTGCCAAACATTCTgctcaatttataaatatagagCATAGAGACAGAGCTTGGCATATAAGAATTCTCAATGATAACGCTGCTATTTTCGGTTCTCGTCCGGCATATAAGAATTCACAGGTCGACAAATTTTGCCTAGCAGTCTAGCAAATCACACATCAGGCAGAAAAATAAGGATGGTGTCTGCATTAGTGGCTTAGACAACAACTGTGGTATTAACTGCTAGTGGTAATAGGTGGAAATGTGGTATATGAGGCCATGCCGATCACTTGATAATCAGGCGCATAGCACCATAACAACGAAAAAGGTTCTCCGTGGCTCAACTCTCTATTTATACATAATTCTGTGATGCCTTATCCATGATCTTCTGACCTCCCCAATGCTCCATACGCGAGGAAGTCTCCTCCACCTGAAATTTAATCCATAGCAATCCCGTTAATCAATTGGATAGATATATAGTCATACTTAAGTTACAATTGCTTGCTTGAGATGAAACAGAACACTAACCTCCTTAGTCCAGTTAGTTTTATAGAGTACGGCGAGGAGGAGCATTGTCTGCAGGATCATTCCAATTATCATACCTCCCCATAGTCCCTACAATTGTAGCTAAGTTAGATGATCCATTACAAACATATCTAACATCAGGAGAAGCCAAAAACATACAGTGAGCCTAATAACTAGCAGAAGATTGATCGGAATTTTTAAGGCAGATGCAGACCTTCCTTTCTGCACTTATATTTGTAATCTGTTAATAACTTTTTGTTACCTGCACCCCTAAATTAGCTTTGTAACCAAGAAGGTATCCCAGGGGAAGCCCAAAAGCGTAGTATGACCCCAAGTTGATGTAAGCGACAAGAGCTTGCCATCCCCCTCCGACAGCAACACCTGGGAAAAATTACAGATATTGATGAGCTATCTATTAGAATTAGCAGTGCAGAGCCCAGAAAAGAGTTTACCAGATATCACTGGCTGGACACTGTTAAGAATCATTGTCACGCCGAGAAGGTGTGCAAGTTTTGAAACAGCTTCTTGCATCTCCCTGCTGTGCGTAAATATACTTGCTATATGGTTCTTCATTATAATAACAATCATCATGCAAAGTAGACCGATCAGAAGTGACTGAAAGACGGTGACGTACACACTATATTTAGTTGCTCTTGGATGTCCTAACCCAAGCTCGTTGGAAACTCGAACACTATTAAATATAAGATGAAATGTAGTGAGATTAAAGGCAACATATATAATTACTACATTGTTGGTTCATATGATCATATCAACATAACATATCATACAGCTATCCTATGCGCAAGGTAAGAAATATAAAAGAAGATTAGAGCATTCATTTCCAGGCCTAATTATGCTAAATCCGTGAACCCAGTTTTGTCAAACCATTAAAAGAACGTACCTACATATGAGAATCTTGATGGatcatatttttttgaaattttagaaTGCATTTATGAATCTTCAGTGTATGCATATAAATTCTAGAGTCATCACACATTCACACTTCTCTATATTTATCTTGATCTATATGGCTTTGTAATATAGACAACACGACCAgcactaatattattataagatCAGATTTTCCATATCAAAGTCCTCCGGTAGTTGTTCCTCTAATTGTTTAGGCCCTTAATATACTGCTGTTGGTAGTGAAAAAATCTCTGTTTTACCTTATTGCAGCACTTATTGCGATAAACACCATGCCCTCCCATCCATTGATGTTTGAACTGGATTAACAGCCAAATAGACAGTTAATTAACAAGTTGTGTATATACGACATGAGTTAGATGAATGAGAAAGCAGTTCTAATGATATATGCTTGGTTTACTACATAGCCAAAAATTGACTTGAAGTCGGAAGACAGTACAGAAAATAATCTTTAGACGTTATTTAGCATTACCAAATAGTAAGTGACCCGACAGCAATCACAGCATTATCAAGATTGCCGGTGAGAAGATTTATACTCATCATATACCACACCTCCAAGCATAACATGATGGCGGAGGAAAATGAGAGCCTAACAAATGGCCAAATATCCTTAAAAGCAGCAGATGACAATCCAGTCCAGCCATCCTTGCACCATGTAATAATGTAAATAACTTGGGCTATTGCAGCTGTCCAACTTGTGATATCAAAGGCTATAGCTGCACCAGTTACACCCCACTTAAAAACGTAAATGAAGAGCCAGAGTAGTCCACCGTGAAAAATTAGATTTCCAAAACCAATTAAAGCGAGCACATTAACTTTGCTTTGTGCTTGGAGAAACTTTTGGGTCGGAAAATTAATAGCCAGTGAAAATAATTGGGGAATGATTAGGATGGCGACTTCTCCAGCAAGATCAGCAATTTCATCATGCTGTCCGCTTAGCTTTAAGATTGGGGTAGCAAAAATGTATATGGGCAttatgaagatacaagttgtacTTAGGACTATCCATGACCGCTGCATATATATACCAAGCATGTGAATTCGCCCAGCACCAAAAGCCTGACCACAAAGAGTCTCTGTTGCACTTCCCATACCAAGCTGCAAAATCGTattgataaatttataatgtCCATGAGAAATACAAGAGCACCCAGAACCAAATGGCTGGTTCCAGTATTTGTTTGATCATGTTTTTGTATAACAATGAGTAATAGTTGAGTAAACATAAATCAAGTTCTCAAAGGGAAAATGTGAATCACTAATTTGATTCATCTCAAGTAGACAAGTAGTGGTGTAAGAACATCTCCTAATCACAAGCAAATAGGATCAATGACAGAAAAATAGGTCAAGTATCTCTTTGGTCACCGAAGACAGGTCCATGTGTCAATTACTTAATTCTATAGTTTTGAGTATCAAAAGTACCACTACTCTAATAACGGATAATGATACACAGTTACTTTCCCAACTTTGCCCGACAAA of Daucus carota subsp. sativus chromosome 3, DH1 v3.0, whole genome shotgun sequence contains these proteins:
- the LOC108213730 gene encoding protein DETOXIFICATION 35; the protein is MERPLLNRGATAELQYELIGDDGDYIPARTFKHWRSVFAIESEKLWRIAIPIAMTTLCQFGLNSVTNIFVGHVGDLELSSFSIAMGVINMFSFGFMLGMGSATETLCGQAFGAGRIHMLGIYMQRSWIVLSTTCIFIMPIYIFATPILKLSGQHDEIADLAGEVAILIIPQLFSLAINFPTQKFLQAQSKVNVLALIGFGNLIFHGGLLWLFIYVFKWGVTGAAIAFDITSWTAAIAQVIYIITWCKDGWTGLSSAAFKDIWPFVRLSFSSAIMLCLEVWYMMSINLLTGNLDNAVIAVGSLTICSNINGWEGMVFIAISAAISVRVSNELGLGHPRATKYSVYVTVFQSLLIGLLCMMIVIIMKNHIASIFTHSREMQEAVSKLAHLLGVTMILNSVQPVISGVAVGGGWQALVAYINLGSYYAFGLPLGYLLGYKANLGVQGLWGGMIIGMILQTMLLLAVLYKTNWTKEVEETSSRMEHWGGQKIMDKASQNYV